The nucleotide sequence TTAGAGTTATATCTAATTTTATAGTTTAGATAACTATAACTTTAGTAAAAAAGAAAACAACTTCTCAAAATTAATGTAAATCAAGTACTTACAGAAACATAAAAAAAGGAGTACGTCGATGTTTTTAACTATTTAGACGAAAAACAATCCAATTTTAACAAGTAAGAAGATATTTATAACTAAAAAGAGAGTAAGCTTAAAGAGTAGTTAATATTTTTTAACAGTTTTTTTAGTAATAACGTTGTTATTATCCAGTGTAATTTTAGCGATATAAGGCGCTTGCCTTAAGTTAGCTAGTTTTAAAGTTTCGTTATTACTATTCACATTAAAATCATATAAAACACGTCCTTGTAGATCAATAATTTTAATGGCATTCATTTTATTTGAAGCGTTTAACTTAAACTGTACATCTCCATTTTTATGTTCAATAATAGAAAGCGCATTTTCATCAAAAGCGATATCATTTAAAGATAAAGCAGCTTCGCTAAAAGCAATTTCAAAACGATCGTTAAATTCTCCAACTTCCGAAGTAAAGTTATAATCATTATCTTTTAAATTATGGAGCACGTTTAATAACTTATCTTTTAAAAATATAGGATTATCATTTAAAAAGCTCCCTTGTAGTTGAGGAACAGACAAAGTATAAATTGTTGCGATATCTATTTTAGTAGAGTAGCCAACTTTAATAACTTCATCTTTATTAATACTATTCATATCTTTTCCTTGAATAACAAATCTCTTAGGATCATTTTCTATAATGGAGTATAAAATAGCCGAAGCATCAGAAGCTAAGTTTTTAGGCGTATCATATGCCATTCCATCATTAGCATCAGTAGCCCCTTTAGCATAAGCGACAAGAATTTGGTTAAAGACTCCATTATCTGAAGTTAAGTTTAACCACAGTTTATTCGTTTTATTAGAAGCTCTAAAGAACTGGTCATTATTACCAGTTACTCTCATAGAATTATTAAAAACAACAGTCCCTTCACTAATATCACCAGTAGTAGCATCAGGAGTAGCAGCATCAGAATAAACAACAAAGAAACCTTGACCAGAAGGGATGTTTCTTGATGGTATTGTACCATCACCACCAGCAGTTTGTCCAATGGCATTAATAACTGCATAGTCAGAACCAGCAAAGTTTAAATTTTGATTTCCGTTAGCGGTATTAGAAGGTGCAGTATTTTGTGACCAAAGAAAGATAGCACCATCCAAAGCAGCATTATGAGGTGTGTTAGTAGCAATAATACTATTAGAGGCTAAAAACAAATCAGCATCAATAGCAGAAGGATATGGGTTTCCAATGAAATTCCAATTATTATCATCTGTATTAGAATCATTCCTATAAACAGGAACAGTAATAACACCATTATTAAAAGGGCCTTCAAAAATGTAATCAAATTGATATGGCGGACTAGAAAATGGAGGTCCAATAAAAAGAGCTTGTGAATGAGTAGAAGCATATCCAACTCCAGGAGTCATCACAGTAGCTCCACTAACAAAAGCCCAATCATCACCGTTGTCATCAATATCATCTTGACCAGGAACAGTAGCATTGTTATTGTTAGTTTCCATAGTTGCATCTAAAAAATTGGCACCATTATAGGAAAAACGTCTATCAGGTTGTGAAAAAGACAAACCTGTTTCAATTGTTTCGCCAAATACAGGAGAACTCCAATAGGTATATTCATACCAATCATTCATAGGAGCAGTTTTCTTTACAACTTGTATTAATCCATTATTGGTAACGGTAGCTGTATTATTATTTTGAACGACAGCACCTTGAGGATTTACAATTATAGTACCATCAACGATTATATCATTTTCAACTTCTATGTAATTACCGTTAGTAACGGTTAATGTATTACCTGCATTTACTGTTAAGTTACAAGCTGTAAAACTTCCATTTGTAGTTGTGTTATAAACATCATTAATAATAACAGGGTCATTCACTGTTGGTGTTCCTGGAATATCCCAATTACCAGCTTGCCAAGTATAAGTTGTTCCTCCATAACATGGAATTGCATTTACTGAACCATTAAATTCAAAATCATCAATTCCAAAAATCCCTAGTGGAGCTCCTCCCCAAGCATATACTCTAAACGTAATAGCAGAAGTGATTTTTTGATATGTTGTGCTAGACAAATCTATAGTGTTAATTCCTGTTAAAGTTGGAGTACCAATATTACTAGAAAACCCATCTAAACTGCTCCTAATAGAGATGTTAGTTGGTGGCGTATCGTAAAAATTTATCGTCCTTCCAGTATAAATAAAATTAATAAAGTCAATGCTGTACCCAATATTTGGTGTTAGCTCAAACTCAAAATAATCATCAGTATGTAAGTCATTAGTCCAAAAATTGTAAGCAGCATAAGTATTTGCCCCACGTGCAGGTTGAACACGAGTTAACCCAGGACCTCTTCCTATTCCAGAAACAGTAATATTTGGATCAACATACTGTCCATTTACATAAGGGTTATCGGTAGATGGATCAGTGTCGGTTATTTCGTTAGAAAATATAGTTTGCCCATGACTAAAGTATAGAGCCCCAAAAAGGAGTATAAAAGTAATTTTATATTTCATTTGCTATTAATCTGATAAACAAAATAGTAGGGCAATTATTTTAGGTAATTAATTCAAATATATCTAGAAACTTAGTCTTATTACTACGGTAAAACCATAAACTTGCTACGGAAAATCCGTAATTAGTAGTAATAATTAATCGTTGAAGAAATTTTTAGAGTTTGTAATTAGTGCCTTATTTGGTTTCAATTACTATTTTTGAGGATGATTAATAAACACACTTATACAATAGACGAAGCTAAAAAGAAGCTTGAATATTACTGCGCTTATCAGGAACGTTGCCATAAAGAAGTAGCTCAAAAACTAAAAGAGATGTATATGATTCCTGAAGCTATTGATGTAATTATAGTGCATCTATTACAGCATAATTTTTTAAATGAAGAACGTTACACTAAAGTATTTGTGAGTGGCAAATTAAAAATTAAGAAATGGGGAAAGCGTCGGTTAGTTATAGAACTAAAGAAAAAAGATATATCTATAACTAATATTAATCAAGCACTTGCGGAAATAGATGAAAAAGAATATATACAGATTTTTAATGATTTAGCTGAAAAAAGATATAATTCTATTAATGAAAAGGATAAATACAAGAAAAAGAAAAAGCTAACAGATTATTTGTTATACCGAGGCTGGGAATCTTTTTTAGTATACGATAAAGTAAATGAATTGATTAAATAACAGTATCTTTCTTAATAAATTTATATCTATGAGAAATAGTATTACACTTCTAATATTGCTTAGTTTTTCTATAATGTTTTCACAAGAGAAAAGTGAAGCGAAACATTTTTGGAATGCTCTCCAAAATATATGTGGAAAATCGTTTGAAGGTACTTTGGTTTTACCTGAAAATGACGAACAATTTGGAGGAAAGAAATTGGTAATGCATGTACGCTCTTGTAGTGATAATGTTATCAAGATTCCGTTTTTTGTTGGAGACGATAAATCTAGAACTTGGGTATTAACTTTTGAAAATAATCGAATTCTGTTAAAGCACGATCATAGACATGAAGATGGGACAGAAGATAAAATTACCATGTATGGTGGTAAAACAACTAATGCAGGACAATCTACTATTCAAATTTTTCCTGCAGATGAAGAAACTAAAAATTTAATTCCTGCGGCTTCAACAAATGTATGGTGGATTACCTTAAATGATAAAGAGTTTTCTTATAATTTAAGACGATTAGGAACTCCCAGAGTGTTTAAAGTAACTTTTGATTTAACTAAGGAAATAGATATTCCATCTGCACCTTGGGGATGGAAAGATTAATTTTTTTGAAATAGGTTGTTAGTTCTAACTATTGCTTGTTCGTTTTTCCAATCAATCCATTTTTGACCTTTTAAACGCCGCATTACATTATCAAAATTGCGCATAACAAATACATTATAAATTGCTTTTGCTAAGTTTTTAGGATTTCTAGCAATAGCTCGTAAACTCATTGAAAACCCAGGCGTAATATATTTCATGTAGTGCCAATACCCTTCAGGCATGTATAATACCTCACCATGATTTAAGTTAGTAATGTAACCCTTAGCATTTTTTAAAGCAGGCCATTTTTTAAAATCAGGATTGGCAAAATCAATATCTTCTCTCGTTATAAGTGAATGTGGGATTTTATATAAATATTTGTTTTGCTTTTGGTCGAATAAAATACATTGTTTTTGACCCTCAAAATGAAAATGGAAAATATTGGCTAAATCTATATCATAATGCATAAAAGTATAAGAATTTTTACCTCCAAAAAAGAGCATAGGCAAGCTTTTCATAATGCGTAACCCAAAATTAGGATAGTTAAAATCTTTTTGTAGTTGTGGTACTTCTTTTAATATGTTCCACAAAAAGATTCTGAATTTTGTAGGCTCTTTTTTGAGTAAATCAATATACTCGCTCATTTTCATCGTGGTATGTGGCTCATTAAAACCGTCTTTATAATCTACTGGTCTATCATCATATAGAGGGACAGTTTTATCTCCTGCTATAGCCCTCATGTAATCTAGATTCCATTTAGAATAGGCTGGCCAATCTTCAATAAAGCACTCAATTACCACGGGTTTTTGTGGCTTAAAGTAATTTTTTATAAAGTCCTCTTTAGTGATAGTTTTAACACGAGGAACGTCTTGAAGATTTAGTTTCAAATGCTATAATTTTAATGTAGAAAACAAAGTTAAGAAAACGAATTAATTTATAGGCTTATTGTTTTTTAATAGGTAAAAACAACAATTACTTTAAAAAAATTGTGGATAGTTTATGGAATTAAATTACTATTTAAGTGCCTTAGCTTTTTCTTTTGCTATTTCATTACGCTCAATTTTATGGTCTGGTCGCGTCCACTTTGGTTTTTCACCTAAAGAGTTATAATTGGATTCGGTCGCTTCTACAGTTTGCGGTTGTACTTTTTTAGTAAATGGTTTTTGTGGATTTAAACCTAAAACTTCAAACATTTTTAGGTCTTCATTTACATCTGGATTAGGTGTAGTAAGTAACTTGTCTCCTGCAAAAATAGAGTTAGCACCTGCAAAGAAACACATAGCTTGACCTTCACGACTCATTTGGGTGCGTCCTGCACTTAATCGTACCTGAGTTTCAGGCATTACTATTCTAGTAGTTGCAACCATACGAATCATTTCCCAGATATCAACAGGTTTTTCATTTTCTAAAGGTGTTCCTTCTACAGCAACTAATGCATTAATAGGGGTTGATTCAGGTTGAGGATTTAAAGTAGATAAGGCAACAAGCATACCAGCTCTATCTTCTAGACTTTCTCCCATACCAATAATACCACCAGAACAAACGGTTACATTTGTTTTTCTTACATTATCAATGGTATCTAAACGATCTTGATAACCTCTAGTAGAAATTACTTCTTTATAATATTCTTCTGATGAATCTAAATTATGATTGTAAGCGTATAAACCAGCTTCGGCCAAACGCTTTGCTTGATTTTCAGTAATCATACCGAGTGTACAACATACTTCCATATCTAGCTTATTTATAGTACGAACCATTTCTAAAACTTGGTCAAATTCTTCGCCATCTTTGACATTTCTCCAAGCAGCTCCCATACAAACTCTAGAACTACCAGTAGACTTTGCTCGTAAAGCTTGGGCTTTTACTTGTTGCACAGTCATTAAATCATTCCCTTCAATATTGGTATGATAGCGAGCCGCTTGAGGACAATAGCCACAATCTTCAGAACAACCTCCAGTTTTAATAGATAATAATGTACTTACTTGAACAACATTTGGATCGTGTTGTTTGCGATGAATAGTAGCTGCTTCATAAAGCAACTCCATCATTGGTTTATTATAAATGTCTAGAATTTCTTCTTTGGTCCAGTTGTGTCTCGTTTCATTCATAGTACAAAAATAATAAAACAGATTTTTAAGAGGTCTTTTTTATATAATATAAGTTAAAAAAACTCGCTTGGAAAGCGAGTTTAAGTATTATTGATTTTCCGAAGAGGTTTCTTCAGTCTTGGGTTCTTTATACTTCAGGTCTTTACCTTTTAAATATTCAGGTAATTCCATTCCTGCCATATTAAACATTTCTTGCAATGGAGGCACAGATTGGTACATT is from Pontimicrobium sp. SW4 and encodes:
- a CDS encoding T9SS type A sorting domain-containing protein translates to MKYKITFILLFGALYFSHGQTIFSNEITDTDPSTDNPYVNGQYVDPNITVSGIGRGPGLTRVQPARGANTYAAYNFWTNDLHTDDYFEFELTPNIGYSIDFINFIYTGRTINFYDTPPTNISIRSSLDGFSSNIGTPTLTGINTIDLSSTTYQKITSAITFRVYAWGGAPLGIFGIDDFEFNGSVNAIPCYGGTTYTWQAGNWDIPGTPTVNDPVIINDVYNTTTNGSFTACNLTVNAGNTLTVTNGNYIEVENDIIVDGTIIVNPQGAVVQNNNTATVTNNGLIQVVKKTAPMNDWYEYTYWSSPVFGETIETGLSFSQPDRRFSYNGANFLDATMETNNNNATVPGQDDIDDNGDDWAFVSGATVMTPGVGYASTHSQALFIGPPFSSPPYQFDYIFEGPFNNGVITVPVYRNDSNTDDNNWNFIGNPYPSAIDADLFLASNSIIATNTPHNAALDGAIFLWSQNTAPSNTANGNQNLNFAGSDYAVINAIGQTAGGDGTIPSRNIPSGQGFFVVYSDAATPDATTGDISEGTVVFNNSMRVTGNNDQFFRASNKTNKLWLNLTSDNGVFNQILVAYAKGATDANDGMAYDTPKNLASDASAILYSIIENDPKRFVIQGKDMNSINKDEVIKVGYSTKIDIATIYTLSVPQLQGSFLNDNPIFLKDKLLNVLHNLKDNDYNFTSEVGEFNDRFEIAFSEAALSLNDIAFDENALSIIEHKNGDVQFKLNASNKMNAIKIIDLQGRVLYDFNVNSNNETLKLANLRQAPYIAKITLDNNNVITKKTVKKY
- a CDS encoding RecX family transcriptional regulator, coding for MINKHTYTIDEAKKKLEYYCAYQERCHKEVAQKLKEMYMIPEAIDVIIVHLLQHNFLNEERYTKVFVSGKLKIKKWGKRRLVIELKKKDISITNINQALAEIDEKEYIQIFNDLAEKRYNSINEKDKYKKKKKLTDYLLYRGWESFLVYDKVNELIK
- a CDS encoding cupin-like domain-containing protein; the protein is MKLNLQDVPRVKTITKEDFIKNYFKPQKPVVIECFIEDWPAYSKWNLDYMRAIAGDKTVPLYDDRPVDYKDGFNEPHTTMKMSEYIDLLKKEPTKFRIFLWNILKEVPQLQKDFNYPNFGLRIMKSLPMLFFGGKNSYTFMHYDIDLANIFHFHFEGQKQCILFDQKQNKYLYKIPHSLITREDIDFANPDFKKWPALKNAKGYITNLNHGEVLYMPEGYWHYMKYITPGFSMSLRAIARNPKNLAKAIYNVFVMRNFDNVMRRLKGQKWIDWKNEQAIVRTNNLFQKN
- the bioB gene encoding biotin synthase BioB codes for the protein MNETRHNWTKEEILDIYNKPMMELLYEAATIHRKQHDPNVVQVSTLLSIKTGGCSEDCGYCPQAARYHTNIEGNDLMTVQQVKAQALRAKSTGSSRVCMGAAWRNVKDGEEFDQVLEMVRTINKLDMEVCCTLGMITENQAKRLAEAGLYAYNHNLDSSEEYYKEVISTRGYQDRLDTIDNVRKTNVTVCSGGIIGMGESLEDRAGMLVALSTLNPQPESTPINALVAVEGTPLENEKPVDIWEMIRMVATTRIVMPETQVRLSAGRTQMSREGQAMCFFAGANSIFAGDKLLTTPNPDVNEDLKMFEVLGLNPQKPFTKKVQPQTVEATESNYNSLGEKPKWTRPDHKIERNEIAKEKAKALK